Proteins from a single region of Candidatus Margulisiibacteriota bacterium:
- a CDS encoding S-layer homology domain-containing protein, whose amino-acid sequence MKANRGSLAVAILALCASLALAQYTALDPTRIVPDARVLGLGKAYFGLAEGTASIYTNPAGLADAKGWQVTSMSGKFLDEYSYLAFAGYYPTTYGVFGLAYAGTSIGGAFATTVEVGSDPDDPIYTFDLSQPVMGNENSVIGLAYANKVDAVEYLKKLPLADRLAFGTTLKFFNASLHGDSIFGGDASGFDLDFGLKFAPPQTWIKLGAAVQNLLPAALGGKLHYSSGHDESYPASLKLGSAFQVIGKKDAVRALGDHEVKLMLDADTYPTLSGYPWVMHAAVEWKPFSMLAIRAGIDQDAAGDGAGALTTVTDNAFGVGLMFGGFNFDYAYHTFAGMPNVDNHYFSLSYGLLPPVEVKTKLVLTSPEDKLITFDEKVNVIGTVLDPNAKKLTLNDTATKFGLKGEFSSVYDLKFGKNKITASLYDGANKPIFSGKRRALRLITFPDVKIGYWVDKQISLLAMAGVITGYPDKTFRPEGNITRAEMATLIVKTIGGTPEALPMKFKDVAKKHWAAAYIAKAEKLGIVLGYPGNKFQPNGKITRAEGLAMVARYGGISEEVFTGQFQDIAAEHWVAKLLAGASQAGLLDFLKDKPFEPKKLLNRAETVEMLYKTEPVKTLLDKDLLNWESY is encoded by the coding sequence ATGAAGGCGAACAGGGGGAGCCTGGCTGTTGCCATATTGGCCCTGTGCGCCAGCTTGGCGCTGGCGCAGTACACTGCGCTTGACCCGACCCGGATCGTTCCGGACGCGCGGGTCCTGGGGCTCGGTAAAGCGTACTTTGGTTTAGCGGAAGGGACCGCCTCGATCTACACCAACCCGGCCGGACTGGCCGACGCCAAAGGGTGGCAGGTCACTTCGATGTCGGGAAAGTTCCTCGATGAATACAGTTACCTCGCTTTTGCCGGTTATTATCCGACCACCTATGGCGTTTTCGGTTTGGCTTATGCCGGGACCTCGATCGGCGGCGCCTTCGCGACCACGGTTGAGGTGGGGTCCGATCCGGACGACCCGATCTACACCTTTGACCTTAGCCAGCCGGTGATGGGGAACGAGAATTCGGTCATTGGCCTCGCTTACGCCAATAAAGTTGATGCTGTCGAATACTTAAAAAAGCTCCCCCTGGCTGACCGGCTCGCTTTCGGCACAACCCTGAAATTCTTTAATGCCTCACTCCACGGCGACAGCATTTTCGGGGGCGACGCCTCCGGCTTCGATCTCGACTTCGGCTTGAAGTTCGCTCCGCCGCAGACCTGGATCAAATTGGGGGCGGCGGTGCAGAACCTCCTCCCGGCCGCCCTGGGCGGGAAGCTCCACTACTCTTCCGGTCATGACGAATCATATCCGGCCTCGCTCAAGCTCGGTTCCGCTTTCCAGGTCATCGGCAAAAAAGACGCTGTCCGGGCGCTGGGCGACCACGAAGTCAAACTGATGCTCGATGCCGACACTTATCCGACCTTGAGCGGGTATCCCTGGGTCATGCATGCCGCGGTGGAGTGGAAGCCCTTCTCCATGCTGGCGATCCGGGCCGGCATCGACCAGGACGCGGCGGGTGACGGGGCCGGCGCTTTGACTACGGTAACGGACAACGCTTTCGGCGTCGGCCTGATGTTTGGCGGGTTCAACTTTGACTACGCCTACCACACTTTTGCCGGCATGCCGAACGTGGATAACCATTATTTCTCGCTCTCCTACGGGCTCCTGCCGCCGGTCGAGGTCAAGACCAAGCTTGTTCTGACCTCGCCGGAAGATAAGCTGATCACCTTCGATGAGAAGGTCAACGTTATCGGCACGGTCCTGGACCCGAACGCCAAGAAGCTTACTCTTAATGATACGGCGACTAAGTTCGGCCTAAAGGGGGAGTTCAGCTCGGTTTACGACCTCAAGTTTGGCAAGAACAAGATCACCGCCTCGCTCTATGACGGGGCGAACAAACCGATCTTCTCCGGCAAGCGGCGCGCCCTCCGGCTGATCACCTTCCCCGACGTCAAGATCGGTTACTGGGTCGACAAACAGATCTCTCTCCTGGCGATGGCGGGTGTGATCACCGGCTATCCCGACAAGACCTTCCGGCCGGAGGGGAACATTACCCGGGCCGAAATGGCGACCCTGATCGTCAAGACAATAGGCGGGACGCCGGAAGCCCTGCCGATGAAGTTTAAAGATGTCGCCAAGAAGCATTGGGCGGCGGCCTACATTGCCAAAGCGGAAAAGCTGGGCATCGTCCTCGGTTACCCGGGGAACAAGTTCCAGCCGAACGGCAAGATCACCCGGGCCGAAGGGTTGGCCATGGTTGCCCGCTACGGCGGCATCTCCGAAGAGGTCTTCACCGGCCAGTTCCAGGATATCGCGGCCGAGCATTGGGTCGCCAAGCTCCTGGCCGGCGCCAGCCAAGCGGGCCTGCTCGACTTCCTGAAAGACAAGCCGTTCGAGCCGAAGAAACTGCTTAACCGGGCCGAGACGGTCGAGATGCTTTATAAGACGGAGCCGGTGAAGACGCTGCTCGACAAGGATCTGCTGAATTGGGAGAGCTATTAA
- a CDS encoding right-handed parallel beta-helix repeat-containing protein, translating into MNTLIRAWLLLALFASASFAATYYVDAVNGSDATGTGSQALPWKTLSKATALGSTAAGDTVYVKPGTYNAALGETFPITITNNFFVATATYQATIEESGASTQAIKLVGNASLEGFTVKGDGDDTAVVAGLIDAASVITIKNNIINGSNFTYGIQCVQVNDTVDIASNIIYSAGRGIFVNAALTSGSITKNTIRDCANFGIYSNQSDLTIDRNTIVRSGTGIYADTSGAGYTVDAKNTIIYNTGVRTTGISQNGAEGTLNSNYNCVFGNATVYDGTVSGKIGDISVDPAFSDATGNNFNLQSSSPCIDTGDPASTVDPDGSRADMGAYPYDHRPTVQVITPNGGENLTGEVAYNITWTATQDAGIDHLALYYSLNSGTTYPNTISSSVTNSGTYAWTVPNVSTNEARVRAIVTASNGYTATDESNANFSINSATTTTTTTTTTTTTTTTTTTIPSGVTVISYPRAPLAGTPLKISFTVDRPIQMVAYIINANQGLVKTIELTAQPSVVNEIVWSPNAYGQYEGNYGFVPAGLYRCEAYATQTGSKQSVINVKFLIGQISNRTINN; encoded by the coding sequence ATGAATACACTCATACGTGCCTGGCTTCTTTTGGCCCTTTTTGCCTCCGCCTCATTTGCCGCTACTTACTATGTTGACGCCGTCAACGGCAGCGACGCGACCGGCACCGGCAGCCAGGCCTTGCCCTGGAAAACGCTGAGCAAGGCGACGGCACTGGGCTCGACCGCCGCCGGTGATACCGTCTACGTCAAGCCGGGCACCTACAACGCGGCGTTGGGAGAAACCTTTCCTATTACAATAACAAACAATTTTTTTGTTGCCACCGCGACATATCAGGCCACGATCGAAGAAAGCGGCGCCTCGACGCAGGCGATCAAACTGGTTGGCAACGCGTCGCTGGAGGGGTTTACGGTCAAGGGAGATGGCGATGATACGGCGGTCGTGGCCGGCTTGATAGATGCCGCCTCGGTCATAACGATCAAAAATAATATTATTAATGGATCAAATTTTACGTACGGCATTCAGTGCGTGCAAGTAAACGATACGGTCGATATCGCTTCTAATATTATTTATTCGGCCGGCCGCGGAATTTTTGTTAATGCCGCGCTGACCAGCGGCTCGATCACCAAAAATACGATCAGGGACTGCGCGAATTTTGGAATTTACAGCAACCAAAGCGATCTGACGATCGATAGGAACACAATTGTCAGAAGCGGCACGGGGATCTACGCGGATACCTCGGGAGCAGGCTATACCGTTGACGCGAAAAACACAATAATATATAACACCGGGGTTAGAACGACCGGGATTTCGCAAAATGGGGCGGAAGGTACCCTGAATTCAAATTACAATTGTGTTTTCGGGAACGCGACCGTTTACGACGGGACGGTTTCAGGCAAGATCGGGGACATATCAGTTGATCCGGCATTTTCCGATGCGACGGGCAATAATTTTAACCTTCAATCGTCATCTCCCTGCATTGACACGGGCGATCCCGCCTCCACGGTTGATCCCGACGGCTCGCGAGCGGACATGGGCGCCTATCCTTATGACCACCGGCCAACGGTCCAAGTTATCACCCCCAACGGCGGCGAAAACTTAACCGGCGAGGTTGCCTACAATATAACCTGGACCGCCACGCAGGACGCGGGGATAGATCACCTGGCGCTTTATTATTCGCTTAACAGCGGAACAACTTATCCAAATACTATTAGTTCCAGCGTGACCAACAGCGGCACCTACGCCTGGACCGTGCCTAACGTCAGCACCAACGAAGCCCGCGTCCGAGCGATCGTGACGGCCAGCAACGGTTACACCGCGACAGACGAATCTAATGCCAATTTCTCGATCAATTCAGCCACGACCACGACGACGACCACGACCACGACGACGACCACCACCACGACAACTACCACCATCCCTTCGGGGGTCACGGTGATCAGCTATCCAAGGGCGCCGCTGGCCGGCACCCCGCTCAAGATCTCCTTTACGGTCGACCGGCCGATCCAAATGGTCGCCTACATCATCAACGCGAACCAGGGGTTGGTCAAGACGATCGAACTGACGGCTCAGCCGAGCGTGGTTAACGAGATCGTCTGGTCGCCAAATGCCTATGGACAATACGAAGGGAATTACGGGTTTGTCCCGGCGGGGCTCTACCGTTGTGAAGCCTATGCCACGCAGACTGGCTCGAAGCAGAGCGTCATAAACGTCAAATTCCTGATCGGCCAGATCAGCAATCGAACGATCAACAACTAA
- a CDS encoding right-handed parallel beta-helix repeat-containing protein: protein MNTLIRAWLLLALFASASFAATYYVDAVNGSDATGTGSQALPWKTLSKATALGSTAAGDTVYVKPGTYNAALGETFPITITNNFFVATATYQATIEESGASTQAIKLVGNASLEGFTVKGDGDDTAVVAGLIDAASVITIKNNIINGSNFTYGIQCVQVNDTVDIASNIIYSAGRGIFVNAALTSGSITKNTIRDCANFGIYSNQSDLTIDRNTIVRSGTGIYADTSGAGYTVDAKNTIIYNTGVRTTGISQNGAEGTLNSNYNCVFGNATVYDGTVSGKIGDISVDPAFSDATGNNFNLQSSSPCIDTGDPASTVDPDGSRADMGAYPYDHRPTVQVITPNGGENLTGEVAYNITWTATQDAGIDHLALYYSLNSGTTYPNTISSSVTNSGTYAWTVPNVSTNEARVRAIVTASNGYTATDESNANFSINSATTTTTTTTTTTTTTTTTTTIPSGVTVISYPRAPLAGTPLKISFTVDRPIQMVAYIINANQGLVKTIELTAQPSVVNEIVWSPNAYGQYEGNYGFVPAGLYRCEAYATQTGLKQSVINVKFLIGQISNQTINN, encoded by the coding sequence ATGAATACACTCATACGTGCCTGGCTTCTTTTGGCCCTTTTTGCCTCCGCCTCATTTGCCGCTACTTACTATGTTGACGCCGTCAACGGCAGCGACGCGACCGGCACCGGCAGCCAGGCCTTGCCCTGGAAAACGCTGAGCAAGGCGACGGCACTGGGCTCGACCGCCGCCGGTGATACCGTCTACGTCAAGCCGGGCACCTACAACGCGGCGTTGGGAGAAACCTTTCCTATTACAATAACAAACAATTTTTTTGTTGCCACCGCGACATATCAGGCCACGATCGAAGAAAGCGGCGCCTCGACGCAGGCGATCAAACTGGTTGGCAACGCGTCGCTGGAGGGGTTTACGGTCAAGGGAGATGGCGATGATACGGCGGTCGTGGCCGGCTTGATAGATGCCGCCTCGGTCATAACGATCAAAAATAATATTATTAATGGATCAAATTTTACGTACGGCATTCAGTGCGTGCAAGTAAACGATACGGTCGATATCGCTTCTAATATTATTTATTCGGCCGGCCGCGGAATTTTTGTTAATGCCGCGCTGACCAGCGGCTCGATCACCAAAAATACGATCAGGGACTGCGCGAATTTTGGAATTTACAGCAACCAAAGCGATCTGACGATCGATAGGAACACAATTGTCAGAAGCGGCACGGGGATCTACGCGGATACCTCGGGAGCAGGCTATACCGTTGACGCGAAAAACACAATAATATATAACACCGGGGTTAGAACGACCGGGATTTCGCAAAATGGGGCGGAAGGTACCCTGAATTCAAATTACAATTGTGTTTTCGGGAACGCGACCGTTTACGACGGGACGGTTTCAGGCAAGATCGGGGACATATCAGTTGATCCGGCATTTTCCGATGCGACGGGCAATAATTTTAACCTTCAATCGTCATCTCCCTGCATTGACACGGGCGATCCCGCCTCCACGGTTGATCCCGACGGCTCGCGAGCGGACATGGGCGCCTATCCTTATGACCACCGGCCAACGGTCCAAGTTATCACCCCCAACGGCGGCGAAAACTTAACCGGCGAGGTTGCCTACAATATAACCTGGACCGCCACGCAGGACGCGGGGATAGATCACCTGGCGCTTTATTATTCGCTTAACAGCGGAACAACTTATCCAAATACTATTAGTTCCAGCGTGACCAACAGCGGCACCTACGCCTGGACCGTGCCTAACGTCAGCACCAACGAAGCCCGCGTCCGAGCGATCGTGACGGCCAGCAACGGTTACACCGCGACAGACGAATCTAATGCCAATTTCTCGATCAATTCAGCCACGACCACGACGACGACCACGACCACGACGACGACCACCACCACGACAACTACCACCATCCCTTCGGGGGTCACGGTGATCAGCTATCCAAGGGCGCCGCTGGCCGGCACCCCGCTCAAGATCTCCTTTACGGTCGACCGGCCGATCCAAATGGTCGCCTACATCATCAACGCGAACCAGGGGTTGGTCAAGACGATCGAACTGACGGCTCAGCCGAGCGTGGTTAACGAGATCGTCTGGTCGCCAAATGCCTATGGACAATACGAAGGGAATTACGGGTTTGTCCCGGCGGGGCTCTACCGTTGTGAAGCCTATGCCACGCAGACTGGCTTGAAGCAGAGCGTCATAAACGTCAAATTCCTGATCGGCCAGATCAGCAATCAAACGATCAACAACTAA
- a CDS encoding S-layer homology domain-containing protein yields MTRATLLALMVLLLSSAAFAVDSDSLSVGARPISLGKAYVGLADDASAIFLNPAGLGQISALNLFNSYTSPHSDESTITLGAIFPRFQGVTAGLGYVNHTTTGIPMELPATVEVNYTEQEIVFSLAGAMVDRLAIGLNLDILMKGFSVDSPLLAANRGSGMDLDLGFLYQARRDLNLGLNFQNILPANLGGRFNYDSGASASLPANIKLGAAWKVRKEVMILLDLDKALERPVPLLWHSGVEWRPSELIAIRGGIDQTPKNGSETYTNFAGGIGLRARGITFDYTYYKSGLPTEPTTSYFAIGYKGEEVKAAGPTPEAVIPPSETLPPRVELAKFSDVPAGHPAREAIELMATAGLIKGQSDGTFQPDERVTQREYENIMAAARRVEPNKVADPDSPVPKGAGYLTRADLAQLLLASPQGQAAAKRLR; encoded by the coding sequence ATGACGAGGGCCACCCTGCTGGCATTAATGGTCCTGCTTCTTAGTTCGGCGGCTTTCGCCGTTGACTCGGACAGCCTGTCGGTCGGTGCCCGGCCGATCAGCTTGGGGAAAGCCTATGTCGGGTTAGCGGACGATGCCTCGGCCATTTTTCTTAATCCGGCCGGGCTCGGCCAGATTAGCGCGCTCAACCTGTTCAACTCCTATACTTCTCCCCACTCGGACGAAAGCACCATTACGCTCGGCGCGATTTTTCCGCGATTCCAGGGGGTAACAGCCGGCCTTGGGTATGTTAATCACACCACAACCGGCATTCCGATGGAACTGCCGGCTACGGTCGAGGTTAATTACACCGAACAGGAGATCGTCTTTTCCCTGGCGGGGGCGATGGTTGACCGGTTGGCGATCGGTTTAAATTTAGACATATTAATGAAAGGCTTTTCGGTCGATTCCCCCCTCCTGGCGGCCAACCGCGGTTCCGGGATGGACCTCGACCTCGGTTTCCTTTACCAGGCGCGGCGCGACCTTAATCTCGGCCTTAATTTTCAGAACATCCTGCCGGCCAACCTGGGCGGAAGATTTAACTATGATTCAGGCGCGTCGGCAAGCTTGCCGGCGAACATTAAGCTGGGTGCCGCCTGGAAAGTCCGTAAGGAGGTTATGATCCTCCTCGACCTGGACAAAGCGCTGGAGAGGCCCGTCCCCCTCCTTTGGCATTCCGGTGTGGAGTGGCGCCCGAGCGAATTGATCGCGATCCGGGGAGGGATCGACCAGACCCCGAAGAACGGGAGCGAAACCTACACCAATTTTGCCGGCGGCATCGGCCTGCGGGCGCGGGGGATCACCTTCGACTACACATACTATAAGAGCGGTCTGCCGACCGAGCCGACGACCAGCTACTTTGCCATTGGTTACAAGGGGGAGGAAGTAAAAGCCGCGGGACCGACCCCAGAAGCGGTTATCCCGCCATCAGAGACGCTGCCGCCCCGGGTTGAGCTGGCCAAGTTCAGCGATGTGCCGGCCGGACATCCGGCCCGGGAAGCGATCGAGTTAATGGCCACTGCCGGCCTGATCAAGGGACAAAGCGACGGGACGTTCCAGCCGGACGAAAGAGTGACCCAGCGGGAATATGAGAACATTATGGCGGCCGCGCGCCGCGTCGAACCGAACAAGGTAGCTGATCCCGATAGCCCGGTGCCGAAAGGGGCCGGCTATCTGACCCGGGCGGACCTCGCCCAATTACTGCTCGCTTCGCCGCAAGGGCAGGCCGCGGCCAAGAGATTGCGTTGA